The bacterium genome includes a region encoding these proteins:
- a CDS encoding histidine triad nucleotide-binding protein, with translation MENCIFCKVANRSVPSKIVFENDNVVAFEDLNPQAPTHILVVPKKHIGTLNDATQEDAQLLGEIILSATAIAKDRHISGSGYRLVCNTNPGAGQSVFHIHIHLLGGRTLAWPPG, from the coding sequence ATGGAAAATTGTATTTTTTGTAAAGTCGCAAATCGTTCCGTGCCATCAAAGATAGTGTTTGAAAACGACAACGTTGTAGCTTTTGAAGATTTAAATCCACAAGCACCAACACACATTCTCGTTGTTCCTAAAAAGCACATAGGAACTCTGAACGATGCTACACAAGAAGATGCGCAGCTTCTAGGCGAAATCATTCTGAGCGCAACAGCTATTGCAAAGGACCGGCACATCAGCGGATCCGGCTACCGCCTTGTTTGCAATACGAATCCGGGAGCCGGTCAGTCTGTCTTCCATATTCATATTCATCTGCTTGGTGGTAGAACTCTTGCCTGGCCGCCGGGATGA